One segment of Solanum stenotomum isolate F172 chromosome 1, ASM1918654v1, whole genome shotgun sequence DNA contains the following:
- the LOC125841796 gene encoding protein TILLER ANGLE CONTROL 1-like gives MKIFSWVHRKLNPKDGLFCGNVKTDEVIISNDEYSMLGGWKEGILTIGTFGFDPIKDQLSSTVLNDEYEVSEIIAVSDPEEHNALMSANINNGPEESPIMSNVITNNINPLAAAESNRDIKKERITLADLFSADLSDDDDDKEKVQLPDLYDDVTNINKKSSKLPQVKNGVSFAKKIIPRVKQDSRRIQKLMTRALKRKIHPDMEGKNQKNSQAIAAAAASTMLELFPITSKSISLREILEIPA, from the exons ATGAAG ATCTTCAGTTGGGTTCATCGTAAACTTAATCCGAAAG ATGGATTGTTTTGTGGGAATGTGAAAACAGATGAGGTGATAATTAGCAATGATGAGTACTCTATGTTGGGGGGCTGGAAAGAAGGAATTCTTACAATCGGCACATTTGGATTCGATCCAATTAAAGATCAGTTAAGTAGTACTGTTCTAAATGACGAATATGAAGTATCTGAGATAATTGCAGTTAGTGATCCTGAAGAACATAACGCGTTGATGTCTGCAAATATTAATAATGGACCTGAGGAGTCACCAATTATGTCAAATGTGATCACGAACAACATTAATCCTCTTGCTGCTGCTGAGTCAAACAGGGATATTAAGAAGGAAAGGATCACACTAGCAGATTTATTCTCAGCTGATCtttctgatgatgatgatgataaggAGAAAGTTCAGCTTCCGGATTTGTACGATGACGTTACTAATATTAATAAGAAATCTTCCAAATTACCTCAAGTGAAAAATGGTGTTTCTTTTGCTAAGAAGATTATTCCTCGAGTTAAACAGGATTCTCGTCGCATACAAAAA TTGATGACGAGGGCATTGAAAAGGAAGATTCATCCAGACATGGaaggaaaaaatcaaaagaacaGTCAGGCGAtagcagcagcagcagccaGTACTATGCTCGAGCTTTTCCCTATCACCTCCAAATCTATTTCACTTCGCGAAATTCTAG AAATCCCTGCCTAA